In Myxococcota bacterium, a single genomic region encodes these proteins:
- a CDS encoding alpha/beta hydrolase: MAFPQLARYPAAGPSLWSFERLPDGVRIEPMPILAQDGGESHGTLFAKGGERCVAMFMHPRGDMQRHYAMPRLLEAGIATFGQAGRFINNDVNLIHERLILDVAASIARLRERGFAKIVLVGNSGGGALFSFYQSQAATAPPGRLEDTAAGDPCDLNKLEMPQADGLVQLATHLGQGKLMLEIIDPSLVDESDPLSRDPSLDMYDEENGFRPLPAHSKYSGEFLARYRQAQSARVARIDAVARGYVEEWNHWLRKLGTPEAESLPLAERQRIERRAFAGRYMAIHRTEANPAYTDLGLFPSERAIGSFFSPRPDVFNYLESGFGKYQTPRAWLSTWSGHSSRAATLECLPKLSLPTLVVAYLGDNAVFSNHTDAIFERSPARDKQIFRVAGDHLGYGPSGMRDRSGQNAALDRIVPWIKERFA; encoded by the coding sequence ATGGCGTTCCCGCAGCTCGCGAGATATCCCGCCGCCGGCCCGAGTCTCTGGTCGTTCGAGCGGCTGCCCGACGGCGTGCGCATCGAGCCCATGCCGATCCTGGCGCAAGACGGCGGCGAGTCACACGGCACGCTGTTCGCGAAGGGCGGCGAGCGCTGCGTGGCGATGTTCATGCACCCGCGCGGCGACATGCAGCGTCACTACGCGATGCCGCGGCTGCTCGAGGCGGGCATCGCGACGTTCGGCCAGGCCGGGCGCTTCATCAACAACGACGTCAACCTGATCCACGAGCGGCTCATCCTCGACGTGGCCGCCTCGATCGCGCGCCTGCGCGAGCGCGGCTTCGCGAAGATCGTGCTCGTGGGCAACAGCGGCGGCGGCGCGCTGTTCAGCTTCTACCAGTCACAGGCCGCGACCGCGCCGCCCGGCCGCCTGGAAGACACCGCCGCGGGCGACCCGTGCGACCTGAACAAGCTCGAAATGCCGCAGGCCGACGGGCTGGTGCAGCTCGCCACCCACCTGGGGCAGGGCAAGCTCATGCTCGAGATCATCGATCCGTCGCTGGTCGACGAGAGCGATCCTTTGTCGCGCGACCCCTCGCTCGACATGTACGACGAAGAGAACGGCTTCCGCCCGCTGCCCGCACACTCCAAGTACTCGGGCGAGTTCCTGGCGCGCTACCGCCAGGCGCAGTCGGCGCGCGTGGCGCGCATCGACGCCGTGGCGCGCGGCTACGTCGAGGAATGGAATCACTGGCTGCGCAAGCTCGGCACGCCCGAGGCCGAGTCACTGCCGCTGGCCGAGCGCCAGCGCATCGAGCGGCGCGCCTTCGCGGGCCGCTACATGGCGATCCACCGCACCGAGGCCAACCCGGCGTACACCGACCTCGGGCTGTTCCCCTCGGAGCGCGCGATCGGCTCGTTCTTCTCGCCGCGCCCCGACGTGTTCAACTACCTGGAGAGCGGGTTCGGCAAGTACCAGACGCCGCGCGCCTGGCTGTCGACCTGGTCGGGTCACTCGTCGCGCGCCGCCACGCTCGAGTGTCTGCCCAAGCTCTCGCTGCCGACCCTGGTCGTGGCCTATCTCGGCGACAACGCCGTGTTCTCGAATCACACCGATGCTATCTTCGAGCGCTCGCCGGCGCGCGACAAGCAGATCTTCCGGGTCGCGGGAGATCACCTGGGCTACGGCCCGTCCGGCATGCGCGACCGCAGCGGCCAGAACGCCGCGCTGGACCGCATCGTCCCCTGGATCAAGGAGCGCTTTGCATGA